In Oscillatoria sp. FACHB-1407, the sequence AATGGGGAGTGAACCTTCTTTGCTCTGACTCCCCCTGCCTGTTGATTACTACAAAACGGCTTCTTCTCTTAAGCGATTTAGCAAAATTAACGTTCTCAAGAGATTCTGAGCATATTCCAAACTCAAATGTCGGGGTTTTCCTTTGTAAACAATCTGGTATTCTCCATCGTATTCACCATCGCCATAACCGGATATTAATCGTTGATGAAATGCTTCTTCAGCTAGCTGTTGAACAGATTCTTTTAGAGCAGCTTGATTCATATTCATAGGGCTGTCTCCTAATATGTTTTGTTTCTTATTAGGTTTGTTATAGAAAATATTGAGGCTGCATTTAAACTTTCAAAGGGTGTAATACTAGCTACCAAAAATTCGCTCGTATGGGCAGGTTGAAGACATCTCAGCATCGCCCCTAGATAGAGGAAATGAGTGGGCGATCGCGCTAAACTCAACCCGAACAGTTAGAGTAATCGGGTTATGGTGCTAGAACAAAGCTCCAACACGTATAGCGTTAATGCCCGCAGAACAGATGCATTTGATGTATTTAATTGCGGCACCTACATCGGTCCAAATCCCTATCTTGATGCAGCCGCATTTGTATTTGACTTCGCCTTAACGGGGCATCGGGAGCCATTGCCACTGGAGGAATATGTGGCGGTGATTGGCGATCGCTATCCCCAGTTGCGTGACCAGACCTTTGACTCTTACGCTCATCTATTCGCTCAAACTGCCCTGGAACTGAGCAAGTTGGAGATGGACTTGCACTTTCATCGCTGGAGCATGAAACCTCTTGAAGGCCGGCACAGAATTGCTGTGCAGGCGTTGCATGGGCGCACCAGTCGCGCCGTTGTGTATGGGGTCTGGGACTGGTTTGAGGCGATCACAAAAGATCAACCTTTTAATCTGAGTGACCAGATCGAGGTCATGCAAGGCATGTTTCGACAGTCGGTCTATGGTGGACCAACGGTTTATGCCTTACTGCGAACGGCTTACGAAAAAGGCATTCCGACCTTCTACCTGTGGGATGAAGGGCTAATGCAATACGGCTACGGCAAAAAACAAGTCCGGGGGGTTGCGACGACCTTTGATGGAGATAGTCACCTCGACTCTGACTTCACCACCCGTAAAGATGATTGCAAAGCCTTTCTCAGTACGCTGGGGTTTCCGGTTCCGCGTGGGGAAATTGTCATCTCAGCCGATGAGGCAATCTCAGCAGCACGGCGAGTTGGCTATCCCGTTGCGGTGAAGCCCGTCGTGGGGCACAAGGGACATGGGGTGACCACCGACATTCAGGATGTCGATGGGATTGAAATCGCGTTTGATCACGCTGTGGAGGCGATCGCCGAGAGTGACCCCATTCGTGTCATTGTTGAGCAAAGTGTGAGAGGCTCCGATTATCGCTTGCTGTGTGTCAACGGTCGTTTTGTTGCCGCTACAGAACGTCGTCCTGCCTTCATCGTGGGGGATGGGGAATCAACAATTGAAGAGTTGATTAACCAAGAAAACCGTCAAATTGCCCGCACTGATACCCCTACCTCTCCGTTGGGCAAAATCAAAATTGATGACGCCATGGAGAACTACCTCGATGAACAGGGGTTGTCGTTGGATAGTGTGATAGAGCGCGATCGCACCATTTATCTCCGCAGGGTGGCAAACCTATCGGCAGGTGGATTGAGCATCGACGCAACGGCGACCGTCCACCCCGACAACATTATCCTGGCACAGGATATTGCCCAGCACTTCCGCCTGACCTGTCTGGGAATCGACGTCATCGCTCGTGATCTGTCGCGTTCCTGGCGAGACGGCAACTTTGGTATTCTCGAAATCAACGCTGCTCCGGGAGTTTACATGCATTTGAAACCCTCGGTAGGCGATAGCATTGACGTCACTTCTGCGATTCTTGGTACGTTCTTTGAATCGGGCGCAGCGGCTCGCATTCCTATCATCACGTTTAACCGCGTTTCTATCTCAGAACTTCAAGAAACCATCGACCACATTCTGTTTCAACATCCCACCTGGACGATTGGAGCAGTCTGTCGAGATGGCGTCTTCGTTAACCGGGCGGAAAAAGTGTTGCATCCGGACTACAACACAAATGTGCAAAACCTAGTCCGCAATCCAAAGCTCGATCTGCTAATTGTGGAATACGCCGAAAGCATCCTGGAACGGGAAGGCATGTTCTATTACGGCAGTGACATTGTGGTGCTCAACAATCCCACTGAAATGGAGTTGACGCTCACTCGCGATGTCTTTGATCACTCTACGATTGTCGTCAAAGAGGGTGAC encodes:
- a CDS encoding acetate--CoA ligase family protein, coding for MVLEQSSNTYSVNARRTDAFDVFNCGTYIGPNPYLDAAAFVFDFALTGHREPLPLEEYVAVIGDRYPQLRDQTFDSYAHLFAQTALELSKLEMDLHFHRWSMKPLEGRHRIAVQALHGRTSRAVVYGVWDWFEAITKDQPFNLSDQIEVMQGMFRQSVYGGPTVYALLRTAYEKGIPTFYLWDEGLMQYGYGKKQVRGVATTFDGDSHLDSDFTTRKDDCKAFLSTLGFPVPRGEIVISADEAISAARRVGYPVAVKPVVGHKGHGVTTDIQDVDGIEIAFDHAVEAIAESDPIRVIVEQSVRGSDYRLLCVNGRFVAATERRPAFIVGDGESTIEELINQENRQIARTDTPTSPLGKIKIDDAMENYLDEQGLSLDSVIERDRTIYLRRVANLSAGGLSIDATATVHPDNIILAQDIAQHFRLTCLGIDVIARDLSRSWRDGNFGILEINAAPGVYMHLKPSVGDSIDVTSAILGTFFESGAAARIPIITFNRVSISELQETIDHILFQHPTWTIGAVCRDGVFVNRAEKVLHPDYNTNVQNLVRNPKLDLLIVEYAESILEREGMFYYGSDIVVLNNPTEMELTLTRDVFDHSTIVVKEGDTVSIRRQGLMEQYRLGGSEPFQRVYLKELATIL